The Primulina huaijiensis isolate GDHJ02 chromosome 18, ASM1229523v2, whole genome shotgun sequence DNA window tttttaaaaatcgttgtctttttgggatcaaagacaacggtttttggggtcaatgacaacggttctataaaaccgttgtctttgagcgttttcttagtgtcaatgacaacggtttctATGAACCgtaccgttgtcgattagcgtgatttttggacaaacaacaacggtgttggaaaacgttgcaatatttagtgacggcttttaaaattagcgacgatttcggaataaccgtcgctaattttagcgacggttttaaaaaaacccatcgcatgtttaaatttaacaacggttttacaaaacccgtcgctaaaattagcgatagtgctttgaaaccgtcgctgattttagcaacggtttaaatTTGAACCGTTGCAAAATTAAAACATGCAACTGTTTCTCAAttaccgtcgcaaactgtctataaatatcaccaTTTTCGGttcattttcctccacaacgcttaaaatttttctctcttacaccattttatcacttcacacaacacttaaaattttctcaccacttcacaacgcttaaaatttttctctcttacaccattttattacttcacacaacactaaaatttttctctcttacacaattttatcactttcacacaacacgtaaaatttttctaaccacttcacaacacttaaatttttctctcttacacgattttactacttcacaacacttaaattgattcctaaccgtcgctaaaattagcgacggtcttgaTTGCTatatgtcgctaattttaaattaaggaCGGTTAAATAaaacgtcgctaatttgaactagcgacggtttattaattttgaattagcgacgattttgaataaaactgtcgctaattttattagcgacggtttttaatgtgacctaccacaacggataaaaaccgttgtcgttgaacggactttcaacaacaccttcagttacaataattttaaaaagactacgacaacggataaaattcgttgtcgtttgccgtttttggtGTAGTGCTCGTATTCCTCGTATCGAAATTCCCAAACAAAGATTCCTAATCATCGaagaagaaaagcaaacacaatggaGAGCAGTAACCCGAAAGAAAGAAGAGAGGTGCGGAGTAAAGAAGAAGATATGCACTTGAAGAAATGTGTTGACATTTATGGAGAAGAGAGGTGGCATTTAGTTCCTCTCAGAGCAGGTAACTGATCAACTCATCATAACCAAATGTGTTTAGTTCTTTTGTCACGGTGCCCGACTTTGATAACATGTTATCAAATAATGGGGCATAAGCCTCGATATTAATGTTGGGTCCACATGGCGTTAGCTCTCCGGGAAAAAAAGGGCTAAAAGTTACAAAAGCTCAATTTCCAATTTTATCTACTCTGGCCCAAGAGAAGACCATCTCTCGAAAAACATGACAAAATATCTCTTCTGGGTAGGTGTAGGAAAGGGGCGTCTGATCTACCCTTGAGTGTAATTAGAAGGGTTGGAGAAGAGAGAGGGGGGAGCTACGAACCATCGCAATAGCCGTAACAACAACAGGAACGACACCTCTAGGCTTTGTTTTGTTTGAAGCGAATGTCCTCTACTGCCAAGCTAAGATTTCGTTAGGTCTTATATCCTTTCGATCCCTCTCCTGTGTCAGAAGTACTAATGCAGATTTACGTGATgacttctgaattttttttaaaaatttttttcacACGGTTGAAAAACTCTTGACTTTTGTTGTGCTACGTTTGTTGGATTTCATAATTTACAGGGTTAAACAGATATAGAAAGAGTTGCATATTGAGATGGGTAAATTATCCAGTCCAAATATTAAAAGGGGCTATTTTATAGCAGATGAAGTGGATCTTTTGACAAGGCTTCATAAAGTTTTAGGAAACAGGCAATGGTATACCCTACCGGACACACGAGCTTGTGACATTAAAGAAAACATGGTTTCATAGACCGacaaacttttgtaattttattattttattttaaattgtacaacAACTTGAACTTGTACAACAAAATTCACAGTGGTGTAACAATGTCCTTGACACAGCAGAAACAAACAAGATCAGTAATAGAATGACCCCATTTTTCGATTAAGCCTGAAAAATCACATGACGGAGATGATTGCCCCACTGATCCACCAGATGGTGACGATGGGGGGGACTTTATTCTCCATGGATTTTTGGAAATCATTAGGATTTGATGATGTTTAAATGtgtgaaattattttcatttagCTCCGATGACGtgtgaacatgaatttttaatgttgttttattcatattatttaatttttcacgtcaaaattctttaattaaccaGGTGggcaaaaaattaaataataatttcttatggtaaaaaaataattatatttgaaaatttttcttgTTCATGCATGCCTGGAACACACGCAGACACCTTTAATGataatttatttcatcattCAATTATATTTGAATAACCAACTACATTTACGgcaaatatttatgttttaacTTATAATGCCAAATCGATAGCTTCTACAATCTTCATATCATTCATTACGTCTTAAATTCAGTGTCCCACCAATATCAAAGTTTGAGCCCATCAATTTGACTAATTACTGATACTGATCAGCCAGCGGTCCATCTTCTATGTGCAATATTGGTTTGGCTAGCTTGGTCCCCCTAAGCCCGCGGATCTACTAAGAAGATGACGTATTATCTAAGATATTGTTGTCACGTCAATACTACAACGTCAAACgattaataagattaaaaaaacaaaaataaagaatgttcAAGTAAAATGTGATTTTCCCAAACTAGTCATTTggctaattttttatttttatgttatactTCGTTTTAGTAATTCATTTCGATCACTCATCACAATTAGCATAATAGTATAAATGACGTACGTCCGGATCGGACCACATAAAGAACTAGGTCCATAATGCATTAAGTTTCGTATCTGTCAACCTTTAAATATTCCCTTGCCTGTGTCGTATTAAACTTCCCAAATAAGGATTCTTAAACATCGtagaagaaaaacaaacaaaatggaGAGCAATAATCCTAAAGGAAAGAAGAGAGGTGCGTGGAGTAAAGAAGAAGATATGCTCTTGAAGAATTGTGTTGAAATATATGGAGAAGGGAGGTGGCATCTAGTTCCTCTCAGAGCAGGTAATCAATCAACTCATCGTAGTAATTAACGTTGTTTATATCGGTATGTATGTCTTTGCTTTTGGTCCTTTAATAAGTCATCGAAGTTTGGATTTTATTcacttttagtttttttttccctgACATGTACGTCTTCAGATAATGCCAACATGAGCCTTGATATTGTTGTTGTGTCCACATGATGTTGGCACTCTTGGGAAAACAGATAGAATTACTTATTAgtttataaaatcaaattttgaagataaaaataaaaaaacaaatgtcGATTCCATtacaagttttgaaatttttctttcaaaaatatttcgaaatgttgaagaaaaaaaaaagagtctGATTTTATTGTAATATGTTTGTTTGATATCATAATTTACAGGGTTAAACAGATGTAGGAAGAGTTGCAGATTGAGATGGGTAAATTATTTGTCTCCGAATATTAAAAGGGGTTATTTTACCGCTGATGAGGTGGATCTTTTAACAAGGCTTCATAAGCTTTTAGGAAACAGGTAAGTAAGTTACCCAAAACAAGACACCACCAGCTTTTAACATTACTATAAGGTTTGAGAGTTTGAAATTTGTGGGTTTTTAATGATGAATTCTTATCtctaaattttattgttttaagaAACAAGTTCTTCTATATTTTTGTCGTTTTGCTTATCATTTCGTAAACATGAAGGATAGAAATACAAGGATTTTATATATCGTTTTTTTGTGTGTTACTTTTAATGAAGATGGTCGTTGATTGCTGGTAGAATTCCGGGACGAACTGCGAACGATGTGAAGAATTTCTGGAACACCCACATCGTGAAGATCTCATCTACTCCGAAAACAAGTAAACTAGTTGAGAAAACAAAAATTGTAAAACCCAAACCTCACAAGCTGTCAAAACTAGACATGTCGAATAACAATAAGCTGCAGCAGCCATTCAACGAAGAGCcacaaaaaaattcacaatgGTGTAGAAATGTTCTCTACAAAGCAGAAACAAATCAGATAAATGGAACAAGCCCATTTTCGATTCAGAAGGGGTCGTTTTCCGGCGGGGGAACGATTAAAAAATCGCATGCCGGAGGCATTAATTGCCCCACTCAAACAGATGGTGGCGATAGGGTGAGTGAATTCTCTgcggatttttttaaatttttagaatttGACGATGTTTAATTGTGTAAAGTTTATCAGTTACCACTTCCGGTACGTAATAGGAATGAAACCGGTTCAAATCCTCGCCTACAAATTATACTACACTTGACGCTTTAGATTTGCCTAGTTGTAATGGATGATGATTACTCAGATATAATTCTTGCACTTCTTTCCTATATTATGGTAAAATAGTATGTACTCCTTGTGGAAGTTTATTCAATATGGATtgtacaataataaaaaattattgaccaccccattaaattttttattttatttatataaaatacaataatatgagtaaaattattaaattcaaaatcGTTGCTCTAAATAAATAgcataattatatcattttaaataatGTAATAAATTATATGATCTTTAATTACTCTATTGtccttaaaaaaaacttatatgtAATATTGTCCTTAATTGGATGCCACTTTACCACAACAAATCGATCATctgattattttcaaaagtaaATTTTTGCTCGTatctaataaaatttaattatatatatatcttacCAAAGACGTGTTCAGGAAGAAGTTGATgggatattattttatattgtattAATCTCTTGATCGAGCACACACAACATGCACGTAGCCTACGTGCATTAATGTTACCTTTCGTATTCATGATTATGATGTTTAAGAACAAAAGTCGTCGGTCGGTGCATATAATCAATCATCTATgttataaaaatgaaatat harbors:
- the LOC140964020 gene encoding transcription factor MYB114-like, with translation MESNNPKGKKRGAWSKEEDMLLKNCVEIYGEGRWHLVPLRAGLNRCRKSCRLRWVNYLSPNIKRGYFTADEVDLLTRLHKLLGNRWSLIAGRIPGRTANDVKNFWNTHIVKISSTPKTSKLVEKTKIVKPKPHKLSKLDMSNNNKLQQPFNEEPQKNSQWCRNVLYKAETNQINGTSPFSIQKGSFSGGGTIKKSHAGGINCPTQTDGGDRVSEFSADFFKFLEFDDV